CACAATCTAATTAGCAACCTAACCTAACTGTGCCAACCATTTTTGTAACCAATGACGACGGGATTCACGCTCCCGGTATTTACGCCCTTTGGGATGCGGTACAATCTTTGGGAAATGTCATTGTAGTTGCACCCAACACAGAGAAAAGTGCCGTAGGGCATGCCATTACCATCGCCGATCCAATTCGAGTTGAGCCTCTAAATAGAACCAATGGATTTCAGGGATTCGCAGTAAACGGAACACCGGCAGATTGCGTAAAAATTGGCGTACAGGCGCTGATGGACACCAAACCGGATATCATTGTATCCGGAATTAATATGGGATCAAATACAGGGAATAACGTGATTTACTCCGGGACCGTATCGGCTGCAACTGAAGGAACGATCCTGAATATTCCATCCATTGCTTTTAGTTTGGATGTTCTTAGAGAAGGCGATTTTACTTACGCAAAAATTGTAGCACAAAAAGTTGTATCGCGTGTGATGGAAACTGGATTGCCTCAAGGAACACTTCTCAATGTTAATATCCCGGGCATACCTGAAGTCGAAATAAAGGGGACAAAAATAACTCGACAGGGAAACGTGTATTTTCGAGACCATTTTGAGAAAAGAGAAGACCCGAGAGGACGTATTTATTATTGGATGACGGGAAATCTCGAAGATCCTGACACAG
The Candidatus Neomarinimicrobiota bacterium DNA segment above includes these coding regions:
- the surE gene encoding 5'/3'-nucleotidase SurE, with translation MPTIFVTNDDGIHAPGIYALWDAVQSLGNVIVVAPNTEKSAVGHAITIADPIRVEPLNRTNGFQGFAVNGTPADCVKIGVQALMDTKPDIIVSGINMGSNTGNNVIYSGTVSAATEGTILNIPSIAFSLDVLREGDFTYAKIVAQKVVSRVMETGLPQGTLLNVNIPGIPEVEIKGTKITRQGNVYFRDHFEKREDPRGRIYYWMTGNLEDPDTDSDLDGQAVKDGFVSITPIRHDLTDESYLPTLQNWNLE